The Setaria viridis chromosome 2, Setaria_viridis_v4.0, whole genome shotgun sequence DNA window aatgactggtcgaCATAACCAGAAAGCCTTAATGCAAGGACCCAATACGAGGAATGACCGCTGCAGGATCTGTTTCCCTAGAAACTGAACACATTGATAGGTTTTCAAATCGTAGAAGCTTCCAGGATTTCTCTGGCAAATGGTGTGCAACAGGATAGGGAGGTTGTCATAGGATGCTTCgaacgtaccccacttcatctccaacGCTTTCTGCTTTGCCCATTAAGCTTTGCTGTAgctgatcttgtacttgaacttttcctctatggcacaaacaatgGATTTGGGCTTGAAGCCAGGATTTtgcactatctgaggatacatgtattgagcaacaaaattagcagtgaggttgcggtgtgttccttccaattcagccAACAAGCATTTGTGCtcaaccactctagtcacctcccagtaatccttccatttcCCCCCTATATGCATGCACCCTGAATGGGCAATCATTTCGCACAAAGCAGACATCATACACCTTTGGGCTACTCTTTTCCACCCTGAACTAACGCTGCAAAGACAAAGTGAACCATCTCTTAATAGCCATCTTCACTTCATCCCCACTTTGGTACAAAGcccccacgcatacctcattctccTTGTAATCCCAAGGAATATTTTCTCCAATATTGACCTGTAGGACGGAATGGTCATAATTTGACCAATTTCACGGTACAGGATAAGCATCTTCCTCATCGGACGGGTCATCACCCACGGCACCATTAGCCTCGTCTCCTTCCATCACCAGCTGCTCTACTAACTTAGGaatttcttccccctcatcagcctccccaTTTGGTGCGCGGGATGCAACATCATTCTCTGCATCTCCCCCTTCTTGTTCATCGTAATCAAGTTCTTCGTTTCCACCCTCAGTACTCTGCACATCTTATTCCACTTCAACTTCATCACCTCctacttcttcttcaatatgactgctagatccaccctTCATGAACAGTTGAACATACCATATGAAGGTAAACCTTTTCTCGTGCAACCATTTATGTAAGTTCGATAGCTCGAAGTTCCTTCAAGCGGAAGCAACTTCCAAAAATTTTTGTCGGGCCGTCTTTTAACTAAAATCCTCACAGAcacatccacttgatctctatcaacacCAAGATCCCTACAAAGCCACCTGCAAATGCcccccaagttctctctcttgctcttggaacacacttggtgaaacagggaaatccactcaaatctaccccttctggactaTATTTAACCTCCCCCAGCTCATAGAACACTTGAAAATTTAAACTATTCGACATACCTGCCAACATACATGAAACGGACAGTCCAAATTAATCTCAGCAATATATATCAATTAACTACAATGACGACTTCAATtcaataaacaaacaactaACTATGTAACACTAAACCAAGCTTACTAACTAAATTTATCATAGGTATGTACCAAAACTAATATACACGACAAATAAATCTCAGATCCATTAGATATTTATAAATCTCAGGTCCACTAAGATTTCTTAAATTTATTGTGATCTAAAATAAAGCTATTGTACTACCTAAGCTAAATCTACTATACCACCTAAGCTAAATCTACTATACCATCGAAGCTAAATTTATTTTACTATCTAAGCTAAATCTATTgtactaactaagctacattttacTATATCTAAATTTAGCTAAATGTTTCTAAGTCTCAAATTCATTAGctatttctaaatctcagatccactaatatttctaaatctagatctaatCACTACACTATACTATctaaactacgagattaaaaaaatttacaTGGGAACGACGGAAGAATTTCCTTCcccccttcttccctcctcctttcttccctcctcctcctcctcctttcttccctcctgctcctctcctctccttctgtttttttcttcccttctttcctttcctctctttctctgtcTGGCGCGGTCTGGTGGGGCGGCGATCTTCTGGtgtggggggaggaggaggggcgcgggCACATCTTATAGTGGGCGAGCCCCGTTGTTTGAACTGGCGGTAAGGGCCTTACCACTATTTCAACTAGCGGTAAGGGCCTTACTGCCAGTTCAAACAGCGGAGCTTCCTCGGGTGCCGCGCGGAGGCTTATCTGGTGGGTGACCGTTGAGGcgttttttgcaaattttttgaTTCAACTGtatatttctaaaaaaatatataaaaataaaagaaattccGCATTAGCCCACAACGCGCACCGAGGCACCAACCAGCTAATTGCCTAACTTTCTTATCCCCTTTGCTCACGCACTAGCATTCATCCTCTTcctggtgggcggcggcggcggcaacagcgTGCGCGCGCGAGGCGCGTCGTTGTCCAGCCCGCATGGCGTGCGTGGGTGCCTCATTGCTGCCAAGGCGTGCgaggcgctggcgctggcgctggcgtaGCCGTGGGGCAGAGGCGGCGTGGGTGAGCGGCCAGGcgtagggcggcggcggcgcaagcgaGCGAAACCGGCATCGACGACAATTTCTGTGCGGTACTTGGTTTTTTGCTCGAACTGCTGAGATCAATGTGGTGTTTAAAATACCGACACCGAAATCGTCAATTTTTTATCTTTACATTCACCGATCGGTTCTTTATTTGCAAACACCGAAGGTTTTCGTCACTGAAAATACCGAACCGAAATGAATGCCCACCCCTAGCAGGCAGGCCCCATATCTCTTTCTCAAAGTTTTCGCGATTTCCACTTCGTGGCTACTGAAATTTCGTTGCTTTCAGACTACGGTGAGGCGCGTGCATGTCCTAACAAGAGTTCTGTAAcctccatgtgcagcaagaaaTATAATATTCCTATTATTTTCTATTCTATATAACAATTTTGTTCTgctctaaatatttttttatggtCACCGCACACCGCAGACTGCCAAAGTGCCAACCGGTGCGGCTGTGCCCGTCGCACGGTCGCAGGCCGCACCCGCACTCGAAGCTTCTGCCTCGACACGTCTCCTCCTTCGacgcctctccctctctcccttttTCTAGAATTGTGTATCTCGCTTGCTGAAGGTAGACGAGTAGAACTTTACCTGTCAGTCACCTAGCGACAGCACAAAACAAAGAGGAAGGAGGCAGTGAGGCAAAAGAGCCCAGGAAATCAAGAAAGCTCGTGCAAGCCATGGCGGGAGTTGCGTCCCTCAACGCCCTCGCTCTCCGCGCACCTTCCCCATCACCCGCGGCCCCGTCCCCGCGCCGCGGCACCGTCGCCGGTGCCCTCGCGTTCCCGACACCGCCGCGCTTCCCGTTGCTGCGTGCCGCGCGCCGCGTCCTGGcgcgtgcggtggcggcgggcggggacTCCGAAGACGAGTGGGGGCCGGAGCCTGAGGGTGGGTCCGCGGTCACGGGGACGGCGGTGGCCGAGGCGTCCGACCCGGAGGCGAGCGAGGTGGCAGAGCTCAAGGCGCAGCTCAAGGAGGCGCTGTACGGCACAGAGCGGGGTCTTCGCGCGTCCAGCGAGACGCGGGCCGAGGTGGTCGAACTCATCACGCAGCTCGAGGCGCGCAACCCCACGCCGGCGCCCACCGAGGCGCTAACGCTCCTCAACGGCAAGTGGATCCTCGCGTAAGAAACCGCCTTCTGATCCcgttctccttttctttccccCCTCAGCAGCTACTgctttcttttgcggtcgccggTTGCTCAAATTTATCTTATGTCTTCTGAACGTATACTACTAGAAGCGGCTAATTTTGATTCACAATTTGATAAGCGAGTTACGCATTCGCATTTGCATTGGGTGCTAATCTATGAATCACTTGATCAATACTGAAAACTGCATACATAGTTGAGAGGTACCTTTTACATCTGAGATTGAGATTGGCTGATGAAAATTTGTTTAGAAACTTCTGCCAATTGTGTGGTTCAGTAATCAGGGGCGAAGCCAGATGAAAATGGTGCCGGGGTCATCCCTATTGCATGCTGGGGTCTTTTCCTTTGAAGAACAGCTGAACAGTTATTCTCATTGGTTTTGGAGAAATTCATCAGGGTCAGCTGACCCCGATGACAAAGCCTAGCTCCGCCCCTGTCAGTAATAAATTTCGCTTTTGTGGTTAACTAGGCCAATTCACTAGGTGGGCACGACCGATTTGCTGCCATTGCAATTGCCACCATCCCTTATTTGTCACTGCCCAGTGACATAGATGAGTCCCATGCGTCATTGATACATTGACAGCAAACAAGGGATGGCAGAATTTTGCAATGGCGAGTAAGGGATcgcctctattttttttttgagattacAGAACACACTTGCCTAAGCCCTGTTCAAGTCCACGGATTATGTTTTATTGGGTGGTTGCAGGAACCTGTTTTTGCCATTGCTATCTGTCACTTACGATACTTTTTTGGGGTAATAGGGCTTGAATATTGAATTGCGATTTTTGGTAGTTGGGTAATCACATTGATCCACAGGTAACCTTTTTTTCTGATCATCACATCTTAAACATGGATATCTGGAATCAACTGTAAGAGGACATGGATATGCTGTTGACAAACCATGAGAGGACATGGATGTGCCAGTTATGATGGCTTCACTGCTTTGATAACTGaactgcagtcaacatcatgatTAAACATAGTTCTGACTTCTGAAACTGACTAATTGGAATTTTGAGGAAGTTCATTGAAGTGAAACTCTTTTTGAATGAAACTGCAGCAGCTGTAAGAGATTTAGGAGTCTGATTAACCACGTGATTTCAGGTACACATCATTTTCTCAACTATTCCCTCTGCTGGGGTCCGGAAGGCTACCTGAGCTTGTAAAGGTGGAGGAGATATCACAGACTATTGATTCGGAGACTTTCACAGTGCAAAACTGCATCAAGTTTTCAGGACCATTGGCTACAACCTCAGTTTCCACCAATGCTAAATTTGAAATTAGAAGCCCCAAGCGTGTGCAGGTGAAGTTCTGTCATCCTCATCCAAGTAGCCATTTTTCACCTATGATTGAATGCATTTTATCGGCCTTCTTGAACCACATGTGGCACTTGTAGGACAGAACCTTGAGTGAATTTGGCTAGATGTTATTAACAAATTCATATGGTTCTCAATCTATCCAGATCAAATTTGATGAAGGTGTTATCGGAACCCCACAACTGACCGACTCCATTGTGCTACCTGAgaagtttgagttctttggACAGAACATCGACCTGAGCCCATTGAAAGGCATATTTTCTTCCATCGAAAATGCAGCGTCCTCGGTTGCAAATACCATCTCTGGTCAGCCACCACTGAAGATACCGATTACAACCAACAATGCTGAGTCCTGGCTGCTCACAACCTACCTTGACGAAGAGCTCAGGATCTCTAGAGGCGACGGTAGCAGCATCTTTGTGCTGTTCAAGGAGGGAAGCTCCCTTCTAAACTAGGATCCACATCCTGGGTATAGGATTCGATGTTGGAGGGCGAACCTTGGAAGCATTATGCTGACCATGGTTCCTTTTTCTTGATTTGTGTTTATAGTATATTTGTCGGCTGTTTGCTCTAGAATTGGTACCTTACGGGTAAATGTTTGTAATCGATGCTCTTCGTTTCTATAAACTGAAATGTACATATACTTGCAGTTGTCCAGCTGCTTCAAACACTGGGTCCCAATTGCCTATAGTCTGCTGCAAAGTACTCAAAAACTTGATTTCATGCTAAATAAAGTGCCAGAGACTAAACTGACATGGCAAGAAATTTATGAAGAGAGTGAATGGGTTTCACCTAGATGAAACTTGGTATACTACTTAGGCCTCCTCCAACAATAACACAGCTCACAGAAATGCACTTCATCATTCGCTCACATGGCAGAGAGAAGGTAAGGAGAAAGAGTgtattatctctctttttcaagAATTAGTTCATTGAGACCATATTCTTAGAAGCAGGTTTATTATTATTGATGCGAAAGAGGTTGTGGGATCAAAGAGTATACTACTTTGATTTGAGGTCACCGGTTGGTGAAATTTATATGATGTCTTATGAACGTGTACTACTAGAAGCGGCTAAGTTTGATCTCATGTCTTCTGTACGTACCTGCTACTCTATGAATCACTAGATCGATATTGATAACTAAATACATAGTTGAGAGGTACCTTTTACATCTGAGATTGAGATTGGCTGATGAAAATTTGTTTAGAAACTGCTGTCAATTGATGTTACTCTTGTGACCAGTTGATGGCCGAAGCATAACTCTGCTCCATGAGATCAGAAAGAAATATTATCACTATAAAGTAAGAATCGGCGCTCCAAATATTCCACGATTGCAAGAAATTCTTAAGAGAATATCAAACacatattgcataaattatTATTAGACATCAAAATATTTGATGGACATGTACAGTTTTATACTTAGGCTTcgtttgaattaaaaaaatacagTACTACTGCTATGTTCCATGAAGATGACATAATTACTCAATAAGTTGTGTTATAAACATGTATGTGTCGAACGTGCACTGTGTACAAGGATTGTGCCCGTGTGTTGCTATGGGCggcaaaatatttatattacaaTATATAATGCATTTAATAAGATAATAATAGTGTGAAAGCTTATAGGTCCAGGTGCTCACAAAGTATTCTGCAAGAGCAAC harbors:
- the LOC117845867 gene encoding probable plastid-lipid-associated protein 2, chloroplastic, which gives rise to MAGVASLNALALRAPSPSPAAPSPRRGTVAGALAFPTPPRFPLLRAARRVLARAVAAGGDSEDEWGPEPEGGSAVTGTAVAEASDPEASEVAELKAQLKEALYGTERGLRASSETRAEVVELITQLEARNPTPAPTEALTLLNGKWILAYTSFSQLFPLLGSGRLPELVKVEEISQTIDSETFTVQNCIKFSGPLATTSVSTNAKFEIRSPKRVQIKFDEGVIGTPQLTDSIVLPEKFEFFGQNIDLSPLKGIFSSIENAASSVANTISGQPPLKIPITTNNAESWLLTTYLDEELRISRGDGSSIFVLFKEGSSLLN